The Persephonella sp. IF05-L8 genome contains a region encoding:
- the atpD gene encoding F0F1 ATP synthase subunit beta yields the protein MADNKGKIVQVVGPVVDVEFETEELPEIRWALKTERIAIDDRGNETKEDLYLEVAQHLGEKRVRTIAYGPTDGLVRGQEVESVGGPLQIPVGKGVLGRIFNVVGDPIDDGGPVETEERWPIFRPAPSFEEQSTKVEIFETGIKVIDLLVPFIKGGKVGLFGGAGVGKTVLMQELIHNIAKFHSGYSVVVGVGERTREGNDLWMEMKESGVLPYTAMVYGQMNEPPGVRFRVAQTGLTMAEYFRDVEKQDVLIFIDNIFRFVQAGAEVSTLLGRLPSAVGYQPTLGTDVGEVQERIASTVNGSITSIQAVYVPADDITDPAPASIFAHLDATIVLQRRLAELGIYPAIDPLESTSKALAPEYVGEEHYYVAREVQRILQRYKELQEIIAILGMEELSEEDKALVGRARRLQRFLAQKFHVAEQFTGQPGDYVKREDTIRSFKEVVEGKWDHLPEQAFYMVADIEDAKRKAEEIAAKQG from the coding sequence ATGGCAGATAACAAGGGTAAAATTGTTCAGGTCGTAGGACCTGTTGTAGACGTTGAATTTGAAACAGAAGAACTTCCAGAAATAAGATGGGCTTTAAAGACAGAAAGAATAGCCATTGACGACAGAGGAAATGAGACAAAAGAAGACCTCTATCTTGAAGTTGCACAGCACCTTGGAGAAAAAAGGGTAAGAACAATTGCTTACGGTCCAACAGATGGACTTGTTAGAGGGCAGGAAGTAGAAAGCGTAGGGGGACCACTTCAAATACCAGTTGGTAAAGGAGTTTTAGGTAGAATATTTAACGTTGTTGGAGACCCAATAGATGACGGTGGTCCAGTAGAAACAGAAGAAAGATGGCCTATCTTCAGACCTGCTCCATCATTTGAAGAGCAGTCAACCAAGGTAGAAATATTTGAAACAGGTATTAAAGTTATTGACCTTCTTGTTCCATTTATCAAAGGTGGAAAAGTTGGACTGTTCGGTGGTGCTGGAGTTGGTAAAACAGTTCTTATGCAGGAGCTTATCCACAACATTGCTAAATTCCACTCTGGATACTCTGTTGTTGTTGGTGTTGGAGAAAGGACAAGGGAAGGAAATGACCTCTGGATGGAGATGAAAGAATCCGGAGTTCTCCCTTACACAGCCATGGTTTATGGACAGATGAATGAGCCTCCAGGGGTTAGATTTAGAGTTGCTCAAACTGGTCTGACAATGGCTGAGTACTTTAGAGATGTTGAAAAGCAAGATGTTCTTATTTTCATAGATAATATCTTTAGATTTGTTCAGGCAGGTGCTGAAGTTTCAACACTTCTTGGAAGACTTCCATCTGCTGTTGGTTATCAGCCAACACTGGGAACTGACGTTGGTGAAGTTCAGGAAAGAATTGCATCAACAGTTAACGGTTCTATTACATCTATTCAGGCTGTTTATGTTCCAGCTGACGATATTACAGACCCAGCACCAGCATCTATCTTCGCACACCTTGACGCTACAATTGTTCTCCAAAGAAGACTTGCAGAGTTAGGTATTTATCCTGCTATTGACCCATTAGAGTCTACATCTAAGGCTCTTGCTCCTGAGTATGTTGGAGAAGAGCACTACTACGTTGCAAGAGAAGTCCAAAGAATTCTCCAGAGATACAAAGAACTTCAAGAGATTATTGCAATCCTCGGTATGGAAGAACTTTCTGAAGAAGACAAAGCACTTGTTGGTAGAGCAAGAAGACTTCAAAGATTTCTTGCTCAGAAATTCCACGTTGCAGAACAGTTCACAGGTCAGCCTGGTGATTACGTAAAAAGAGAAGACACAATCAGGTCTTTCAAAGAAGTTGTTGAAGGTAAATGGGACCATCTTCCAGAACAGGCATTCTATATGGTTGCTGACATAGAAGATGCAAAAAGAAAAGCAGAGGAAATTGCAGCTAAACAAGGTTAA